The Leptospira hartskeerlii genome contains a region encoding:
- the secA gene encoding preprotein translocase subunit SecA, with translation MIQKLLRVLFGSKYERDLKRLTPIVVQINSLEESMRSLSDSELSSQTRKFKERLAKGESLDDILPEAFATVREAALRKLGMRHFDVQMMGGISLHWGNISEMKTGEGKTLTSTLAVYLNALAGKGVHVVTVNDYLARRDALWMKPIYDFLDLSVGIIQHDMEHDDRKKAYSSDITYGTNNEYGFDYLRDNMVSHIDHKVQRAHYFAIVDEVDSILIDEARTPLIISGPSDESTDKYTRIDKIIPKLIEGEDYEKDEKAKNTLMTEKGVAHVEEILGIENLYAPQNVDLVHHVHQALKAHKIFQRDVDYVVQNGEVIIVDEFTGRLMSGRRYSDGLHQALEAKEGVPIARESQTLASITFQNYFRLYEKLSGMTGTADTEAEEFHKIYNLDVIVIPPNVPVQRKDAADRVYRTEKEKFTAILNEIKDCRDKKQPVLVGTISIEKSEVLARLLAQAGIAHNVLNAKFHEKEAEIIANAGKPAAVTIATNMAGRGTDIVLGGAQLFKESLESWKESDPVISEFKEAVVRADFERAESISQRLDSQTKKSKANDILTSAKIWRKNHEEVLEAGGLHILGTERHEARRIDNQLRGRSGRQGDPGSSRFYLSLQDDLMRIFGSDRIAGIMERLKMPEGQEIEHPMVSNAIARAQKRVEGHNFDIRKHLLEYDDVMNRQRIVIYKMRNEVLEGGDVTGQAKSFLEEMIEAQVVATCEGGNPNGWEWDVLKEWFEGLGLPWKVDQDAIKKSKNPQLAIFDSLNNAAQNFYQEKADRIGADVWKLLERNIFLDILDHRWKEHLYSMDHLREGIWTVGYGEKNPLVEYKLQGFRLFDQAIENMKYEIVSFLVRVEVTEKTQLPEEKKEYKKVGQELTGGFQELQGAKPKNPAAEAMPVTSGGGGSSERKTSRRKRK, from the coding sequence ATGATTCAGAAATTACTCAGGGTCCTATTCGGAAGTAAATACGAAAGAGATCTTAAAAGACTCACTCCGATTGTAGTCCAAATTAATTCTTTGGAAGAGTCCATGCGCTCTCTCAGCGATTCTGAACTTTCTTCTCAAACTAGAAAGTTCAAAGAAAGACTCGCTAAAGGAGAGAGTTTAGATGATATTCTTCCGGAAGCATTTGCTACAGTAAGAGAAGCCGCCTTAAGAAAATTAGGGATGCGCCATTTTGATGTGCAGATGATGGGTGGTATCTCTCTTCATTGGGGAAATATTTCCGAGATGAAAACCGGAGAAGGTAAAACACTTACTTCTACACTTGCAGTTTATCTAAATGCGTTAGCGGGTAAAGGGGTTCATGTTGTTACTGTGAACGATTACCTGGCAAGAAGGGACGCTTTGTGGATGAAGCCGATCTATGATTTCCTGGATTTGTCCGTCGGGATCATCCAACATGATATGGAACATGACGATCGTAAGAAGGCTTATTCTTCCGATATCACATACGGAACCAATAACGAATATGGTTTCGATTATTTGAGAGACAATATGGTTTCTCATATTGATCACAAGGTGCAAAGAGCGCATTATTTTGCGATCGTGGATGAGGTTGACTCCATCTTGATCGACGAAGCACGAACTCCACTTATTATTTCAGGTCCTTCTGACGAATCCACAGACAAATATACCCGTATAGATAAGATCATTCCTAAGTTAATCGAAGGCGAGGATTACGAGAAGGATGAAAAGGCTAAAAACACCCTTATGACAGAAAAGGGTGTTGCGCATGTGGAAGAGATCCTCGGGATCGAAAACTTATACGCGCCTCAAAACGTGGATTTAGTGCACCACGTTCACCAAGCATTAAAAGCTCATAAAATATTCCAGAGAGATGTGGACTATGTGGTCCAAAACGGAGAAGTGATCATCGTGGATGAGTTCACCGGCCGTTTGATGTCCGGTCGTAGATATTCTGACGGACTTCACCAAGCTCTGGAAGCTAAGGAAGGAGTTCCAATCGCAAGAGAATCCCAGACTTTAGCGAGTATCACTTTTCAAAACTATTTCAGATTATACGAAAAACTTTCCGGTATGACTGGAACTGCAGACACAGAAGCGGAAGAATTCCATAAGATCTATAATCTGGATGTAATCGTAATTCCTCCGAACGTTCCTGTTCAAAGAAAGGATGCAGCGGACCGAGTTTATAGAACCGAGAAAGAAAAGTTCACTGCTATCTTAAACGAGATCAAAGATTGCCGTGATAAAAAACAACCTGTTCTTGTTGGAACAATCTCCATCGAAAAATCTGAGGTTCTAGCTAGACTTTTGGCTCAGGCGGGGATCGCGCATAACGTTTTGAATGCTAAGTTCCACGAAAAAGAAGCGGAGATCATTGCAAACGCAGGAAAACCTGCAGCGGTCACGATCGCTACTAACATGGCGGGAAGGGGAACTGACATCGTTCTTGGTGGTGCTCAGCTATTTAAGGAAAGTCTGGAGTCTTGGAAAGAATCCGATCCGGTGATCAGTGAATTTAAAGAAGCGGTAGTTCGTGCAGATTTTGAAAGAGCAGAATCCATTTCTCAAAGATTAGATTCTCAGACAAAAAAATCAAAAGCAAATGACATTCTGACCAGTGCAAAAATCTGGAGAAAGAACCATGAAGAGGTTCTGGAAGCAGGTGGTCTTCATATTTTAGGAACAGAAAGACATGAGGCGAGAAGGATAGACAACCAGCTTAGGGGTCGTTCCGGTCGTCAGGGAGATCCAGGCTCCAGTAGATTCTATCTTTCCTTACAAGACGATCTAATGAGGATTTTCGGATCCGATAGGATTGCAGGCATCATGGAAAGACTCAAGATGCCGGAAGGACAAGAAATTGAGCATCCAATGGTGTCTAACGCGATTGCCAGAGCCCAGAAAAGGGTAGAAGGTCATAACTTCGATATTCGTAAACATCTCTTGGAATACGACGATGTAATGAACCGCCAAAGGATCGTCATATACAAGATGAGAAACGAAGTCTTAGAAGGCGGAGACGTAACCGGACAGGCAAAAAGTTTCTTAGAAGAAATGATAGAAGCCCAAGTGGTCGCCACCTGTGAGGGAGGAAATCCTAACGGTTGGGAATGGGATGTTCTAAAAGAATGGTTCGAAGGTCTAGGGCTTCCATGGAAAGTAGACCAAGACGCAATTAAAAAATCCAAGAACCCTCAGTTGGCTATTTTTGATTCTTTAAATAATGCTGCTCAGAACTTTTACCAAGAAAAAGCGGATCGTATCGGCGCAGACGTTTGGAAACTTTTAGAAAGAAATATTTTCTTAGATATTCTGGACCATCGTTGGAAAGAACATCTATACTCCATGGACCATTTGAGAGAAGGTATCTGGACAGTCGGTTATGGTGAAAAGAATCCACTCGTAGAATATAAACTACAAGGTTTCAGATTATTCGATCAAGCTATCGAGAACATGAAATATGAGATCGTTAGCTTCTTAGTTCGTGTAGAAGTTACTGAAAAAACTCAGTTGCCTGAAGAGAAAAAAGAGTATAAAAAAGTAGGACAGGAACTTACAGGAGGCTTCCAAGAATTGCAGGGAGCTAAACCTAAAAATCCTGCGGCAGAAGCAATGCCGGTGACTTCCGGAGGGGGAGGTTCCTCTGAAAGGAAAACCAGTCGGAGAAAAAGAAAATGA
- a CDS encoding TolC family protein, translating to MNKKIITFLILVWATNQTVSQPDPSPGAASVGIDPLYSEEKIAAASGDQERTQVRLELAKAEELLWKNNLLLLASKFNIDARKAGIEQAGLYANPNIFVDQSIFAEPTQRYFDFTRSGQTVVQIQQVFLLGGKIDKRIRVAELSAKMSEQEFYDLARALITKLRRTFYFIHYYRDAIAFYDKSLIALDKTVNSAELAYKRRAVLQSEVLRLKALLFFLRKEREDLRIKVLEKEADLRVLLNEETYKSQAVAIVPVLDLDFVEKATIEGLKLDNMLTKAREYRPDLKKAVQALRYEEANLELQHANAIPDLAFGPMYNRGGTAFQNYWGVTAQLNIPIFDRNQGNIKAAEKSIQVRKQELKNLILEVENDVSVALATAKAKDDLYKKFRNTYTKDYADLAEDMILSYEKRYISILEFADFFETYRSSIVEMLRLQTDRMEAIEGVNYSVGTGLIVPSYKSNGESGGAKEGSSK from the coding sequence ATGAATAAAAAGATAATAACGTTTCTAATCTTGGTCTGGGCCACGAATCAGACAGTATCTCAGCCGGATCCAAGCCCTGGTGCGGCTTCCGTTGGAATAGATCCTTTGTATTCTGAAGAAAAGATCGCGGCTGCTTCCGGAGATCAGGAAAGGACACAAGTTCGTTTGGAACTTGCCAAGGCTGAAGAATTACTTTGGAAGAATAACCTTCTATTACTCGCTTCTAAATTTAATATAGACGCTAGAAAAGCAGGCATAGAGCAAGCAGGTCTCTATGCGAACCCGAACATTTTCGTGGATCAGAGTATTTTTGCGGAACCTACTCAACGTTATTTCGATTTTACTAGATCGGGACAAACTGTTGTGCAGATCCAACAAGTATTCTTACTCGGCGGTAAGATCGACAAACGGATTAGAGTTGCCGAGTTAAGCGCTAAGATGAGCGAGCAAGAGTTTTACGATCTTGCAAGAGCGCTTATCACTAAACTACGTAGGACCTTCTACTTTATTCATTATTATAGGGACGCGATCGCTTTTTACGATAAAAGTTTGATCGCTCTGGATAAAACGGTAAACTCTGCGGAGCTTGCATATAAAAGAAGAGCTGTTCTTCAATCCGAAGTTCTACGTTTAAAAGCACTTTTATTCTTTTTAAGGAAAGAAAGAGAAGATCTCAGGATAAAAGTCCTGGAGAAGGAAGCTGATCTAAGAGTTTTACTAAACGAAGAGACTTATAAAAGCCAAGCAGTCGCAATCGTTCCTGTTCTGGACCTGGACTTCGTAGAAAAAGCAACCATTGAAGGTTTAAAATTAGATAATATGCTTACTAAGGCCAGGGAATACAGACCCGACCTGAAAAAAGCGGTGCAAGCATTAAGATACGAAGAAGCAAACCTAGAATTACAGCACGCGAACGCGATCCCGGATCTTGCATTCGGCCCTATGTACAACAGAGGGGGAACTGCCTTCCAGAACTATTGGGGGGTTACCGCTCAGTTGAATATTCCGATCTTCGATAGGAATCAAGGTAATATCAAGGCCGCCGAAAAATCTATCCAAGTCAGAAAACAAGAATTGAAAAATCTGATCTTGGAAGTGGAGAACGATGTGAGTGTCGCTTTGGCAACCGCAAAAGCAAAAGACGATCTTTATAAAAAATTCAGAAACACCTATACTAAGGATTACGCCGACCTAGCGGAGGATATGATCCTTAGTTACGAAAAACGTTATATATCCATTTTAGAATTCGCCGACTTCTTCGAAACATACAGATCTAGTATCGTGGAAATGTTACGCCTCCAAACGGACAGAATGGAAGCGATCGAAGGAGTAAATTACTCGGTCGGAACGGGGCTGATCGTCCCAAGTTACAAATCCAACGGAGAATCCGGTGGTGCTAAGGAAGGGAGCTCGAAATGA
- a CDS encoding efflux RND transporter periplasmic adaptor subunit produces MIPSSNKLRIILIVLVAVVSVSIVSFTLNKAGKKNAPRPQKAIVHDHGERIEFKENSPGLEIVKSAEIGKPGEFVNVEAPARLIATTSPSVSDSEQIVLFESAELNDLYVGYVHAKNSLNRSRKNLDRIKDMFKHRVATEKDLIEAETEVNNDEAEFAEFEGKLRAVGLNPALIKKAPGQTAWIISDVPESQLSSLQKGKRVRVVFNSFPNQEWAGTAEALGDNVDPYTRTVKVRIAIKNEGYRLKPGMFATVKFPEETGGDSVVIPFNSVVTVEGKNYVFVEETPHEFSRREVVLGISTRERVNVLEGLTKGDRVVVEGAILLKGLSFGF; encoded by the coding sequence ATGATTCCATCATCTAATAAGCTTAGAATTATATTAATCGTTCTGGTGGCGGTAGTTTCCGTTTCCATTGTTTCTTTTACCTTGAACAAGGCCGGGAAGAAGAATGCTCCTCGGCCTCAAAAGGCGATTGTCCATGATCATGGTGAAAGGATAGAGTTTAAGGAAAATAGTCCCGGCCTAGAGATCGTGAAAAGTGCGGAAATAGGTAAACCAGGGGAATTTGTAAACGTAGAAGCTCCTGCAAGATTGATTGCCACTACTTCTCCTTCCGTATCCGATTCGGAACAGATCGTATTATTCGAATCTGCTGAGTTGAACGATCTATATGTCGGTTATGTTCATGCGAAGAACAGTCTGAACAGATCCCGCAAAAACTTGGATCGTATCAAAGACATGTTCAAACATAGAGTCGCTACGGAGAAGGACCTGATCGAAGCAGAAACCGAGGTAAATAACGATGAGGCTGAATTCGCTGAATTCGAAGGAAAGCTGAGAGCAGTCGGTTTAAATCCTGCATTGATCAAAAAGGCACCCGGCCAAACAGCGTGGATCATTTCAGACGTACCTGAGTCACAACTTTCCAGTCTGCAAAAAGGAAAAAGAGTGAGAGTTGTATTCAACTCTTTCCCGAACCAGGAATGGGCTGGCACCGCGGAAGCGTTGGGAGATAACGTAGATCCTTATACTAGAACTGTAAAAGTCAGGATCGCGATCAAAAATGAAGGTTATAGATTAAAACCTGGAATGTTCGCAACGGTAAAATTTCCTGAAGAAACAGGAGGTGATTCAGTTGTGATCCCTTTCAATTCAGTGGTCACCGTAGAAGGTAAAAATTACGTATTTGTAGAAGAAACTCCTCATGAATTTTCCAGAAGAGAAGTGGTCCTTGGGATTTCCACCAGAGAAAGAGTCAATGTTCTGGAAGGTTTGACCAAAGGGGACAGGGTGGTTGTAGAAGGAGCCATTCTATTAAAAGGACTTAGTTTCGGTTTTTAA